From a region of the Eretmochelys imbricata isolate rEreImb1 chromosome 6, rEreImb1.hap1, whole genome shotgun sequence genome:
- the GAL gene encoding galanin peptides gives MRRWTSLLLLSLILCATLSETFGLVLSAKEKRGWTLNSAGYLLGPHAVDNHRSFNDKHGLAGKREIQPEEDIKIGNFGKPAVDDNVVRTVIEFLTYLHLKEAGALDNLLSSEETNLS, from the exons ATGAGGAGGTGGACTAGTCTCCTGTTGCTCTCTTTAATCCTTTGCGCCACCCTCTCGGAGACATTTGGACTCGTTTTATCA GCAAAAGAAAAACGGGGCTGGACTTTGAATAGTGCTGGTTACCTGCTTGGGCCAC ATGCAGTAGATAATCACAGATCTTTTAATGACAAACATGGCCTAGCTGGTAAACGTGAGATACAGCCTGAAGAGGACATAAAAATAG GTAATTTTGGGAAACCAGCGGTTGACGACAATGTTGTACGCACAGTAATTGAATTTTTGACTTACTTGCATCTTAAAG AGGCTGGGGCACTAGATAATCTACTTTCATCAGAAGAAACAAATCTGTCctga